In a genomic window of Sarcophilus harrisii chromosome 4, mSarHar1.11, whole genome shotgun sequence:
- the LOC116423459 gene encoding calmodulin-like produces MAEQLTEEQITEYKEAFALFDKDDDGSIKTKELGTIMRSLGQNPTEADLKDMINEVDPDGNGTIDFSGFLIVMATKMKSTDSDEEIRDAFRVFDKAGDGFISTAKLRHVMTSLGEKLTDEEVDEMIREADMNGDGQVNYEAFAQMLTAK; encoded by the coding sequence ATGGCTGAACAACTGACTGAAGAGCAGATTACAGAATACAAAGAAGCCTTTGCTCTATTTGACAAGGATGACGATGGTAgtataaaaacaaaggaattggGAACTATAATGAGGTCGCTTGGGCAAAACCCCACAGAAGCTGACTTAAAGGATATGATTAACGAAGTTGATCCTGATGGTAATGGTACAATTGACTTTTCGGGGTTTCTGATTGTGAtggcaacaaaaatgaaaagcacaGACAGTGATGAAGAAATTCGAGATGCATTCCGCGTGTTTGACAAGGCTGGTGATGGCTTTATTAGTACAGCAAAACTTCGCCACGTGATGACAAGCCTTGGAGAGAAGTTAACAGATGAAGAGGTGGACGAAATGATCAGGGAAGCCGATATGAATGGTGATGGCCAAGTAAACTACGAAGCATTTGCTCAAATGCTGACAGCAAAGTGA